The following are encoded in a window of Mycoplasmopsis verecunda genomic DNA:
- the hprK gene encoding HPr(Ser) kinase/phosphatase translates to MSKDKKKMNVKKIIDFFDLNIVNSKDIDLDYNDIYQPAIKRVGLELAEQFENDRISKNVIAWGTAESIWFSLVGKKKAYESLEWVFSRKPPIVILSKGFNKPAINWVIDVANKYRIPIALVRMSTSYISTNIGSYLNNYFGEVTQVHGTLVLIGGTGVLITGDSGIGKSEAALQLVQQGSVLISDDAVLIKDNGNIFIGSSPAITRNFLEIRGIGLVDVTQLYGISSVAKSSVIDLVIELVRQEEKTDFDRLGTEYLEYPIFGRSIKKMQIPIKEGGSAASLIKAAVNTFLARNAGMNVVDTIYERSLKENDE, encoded by the coding sequence ATGAGTAAAGATAAGAAGAAAATGAATGTTAAAAAAATCATCGATTTCTTTGACTTAAACATTGTTAATAGTAAAGATATCGATCTTGATTATAATGATATTTATCAACCAGCAATTAAACGTGTCGGGCTTGAATTGGCAGAACAATTTGAAAACGATCGTATTTCAAAAAATGTTATAGCTTGAGGAACAGCTGAATCTATTTGATTTTCACTTGTTGGTAAGAAAAAGGCTTATGAGTCCCTTGAATGAGTTTTTTCTCGTAAGCCACCGATAGTAATATTATCAAAGGGATTTAATAAACCAGCTATCAATTGAGTAATTGATGTAGCTAATAAATATAGAATTCCTATTGCATTAGTTAGAATGTCAACCTCTTATATTTCGACAAATATTGGTTCATATTTGAACAATTATTTTGGAGAAGTTACACAAGTACACGGAACCCTTGTTTTAATTGGTGGAACCGGGGTATTAATCACCGGGGATTCAGGAATCGGAAAATCCGAAGCAGCATTGCAATTAGTACAACAAGGAAGTGTTTTAATATCTGATGATGCTGTTTTAATTAAGGATAATGGAAATATCTTTATCGGTTCATCACCTGCCATTACTCGTAATTTCTTAGAAATTCGTGGAATCGGTTTAGTAGATGTTACTCAACTATATGGAATTTCATCAGTTGCAAAATCTTCTGTTATTGATTTAGTAATAGAACTAGTAAGACAAGAAGAAAAAACTGACTTTGATCGTTTAGGAACCGAATACCTAGAATATCCTATATTTGGTAGATCTATTAAAAAAATGCAAATTCCAATTAAAGAAGGTGGTTCAGCAGCTTCTTTAATCAAAGCTGCCGTTAACACATTTTTAGCACGTAATGCGGGTATGAATGTTGTTGACACAATATATGAAAGATCGTTAAAGGAGAATGATGAATAA
- the uvrB gene encoding excinuclease ABC subunit UvrB, which translates to MGIFKLHANYQPAGDQPKAIEQLVNGIKNNVREQVLQGVTGSGKTFTIANVIKEFDRPVIVLSHTKTLASQLYSELKSFFPENAVEYFISYFDYYRPEAYKPDTDVYIDKDSKTNEQIEILRLSSINSLLTRKDVIVVASVSAIYGALNPEVYKDSFFRFYIHQPISVKEFINKLIQIKYDRNDTVQEVGEFTAKGDVIFVRPADDEEKTVRISFFGDEIEEIAVVDPLTKEIIRKDNIYVLSPGNAYATENSIYDVIIPKIKDELDKRIAYFKKEHKIVLADRINQRVKNDIDEMQEFGICKGIENYSMYLDGRDFGQRPYTILDYFPKDSLMFLDESHKLIPQVDGMYKGDRKRKENLVNYGYRLPSALENRPLVFKEFEQEFDFFKIYISATPRQYELNKSEDNITKLFVRPTGLVDPEIIIKPTKHQIEDIYDTLIKQRESDSRSIILTWSKKQAEHLSAYLQEKGIKSAYLHYGLNTFQRNEILRKLRKGTYEVVVAINLLREGMDIPEVSKVIVIDADKEGFMRNAESLIQITGRAARNVNGQAIFYADKITPAMQQCIDDNNEKRQLQLDYNKKHNITPKTIIKPIPEPIQGHDISNAIEAIMAKTQNKQKPDKKENEKVISEIRRQMEEAAKMFDYERAIQLRDILLELQSDFTYKPETEIEEGEEDE; encoded by the coding sequence ATGGGAATATTTAAATTACATGCAAATTATCAACCAGCTGGTGACCAACCGAAAGCAATTGAACAGCTAGTTAATGGAATAAAAAATAATGTTAGAGAACAAGTTCTTCAAGGTGTAACTGGTTCAGGAAAAACCTTTACGATTGCTAATGTTATAAAGGAATTTGATCGTCCAGTAATTGTATTGTCTCACACAAAAACTCTAGCTTCTCAACTTTATAGTGAGCTAAAAAGTTTCTTTCCAGAGAATGCTGTGGAATACTTTATTTCTTATTTTGACTATTATCGTCCAGAAGCTTACAAACCAGATACAGATGTTTATATTGATAAGGATTCAAAAACAAATGAACAAATAGAAATCCTTCGTTTAAGTTCTATTAATTCGCTACTTACAAGAAAAGATGTAATAGTGGTAGCTAGTGTTAGTGCTATTTATGGTGCTTTAAATCCTGAAGTTTATAAAGATTCATTTTTTAGATTTTATATCCATCAACCAATTTCGGTTAAAGAATTTATTAATAAATTAATTCAAATTAAATATGACAGAAATGATACTGTGCAAGAAGTTGGTGAATTCACTGCAAAAGGTGATGTAATTTTCGTTCGCCCTGCTGACGATGAAGAAAAAACAGTTAGAATCAGTTTCTTTGGAGACGAAATCGAAGAAATAGCTGTTGTTGACCCATTAACAAAAGAAATAATTAGAAAAGATAATATTTATGTTTTATCACCTGGAAATGCATATGCTACAGAAAACTCAATATATGATGTAATTATTCCTAAAATTAAAGATGAATTAGATAAAAGAATCGCTTATTTTAAAAAAGAACATAAGATAGTTCTAGCTGATAGAATAAACCAAAGAGTTAAGAATGATATTGATGAAATGCAAGAATTTGGTATTTGCAAAGGAATTGAAAACTATTCAATGTATCTTGATGGACGTGATTTTGGGCAAAGACCTTACACAATACTAGATTATTTCCCTAAAGATTCTTTAATGTTTCTTGATGAATCTCATAAATTAATTCCACAAGTTGACGGTATGTATAAAGGAGATAGAAAAAGAAAAGAAAATTTAGTTAATTATGGATATAGATTACCTTCTGCACTCGAAAATCGTCCGTTAGTTTTCAAAGAATTTGAGCAAGAATTTGATTTCTTCAAGATATATATATCAGCAACTCCTAGACAATATGAATTAAATAAATCTGAAGATAATATCACTAAATTATTTGTTCGTCCAACTGGTTTAGTTGACCCAGAAATCATAATAAAACCAACAAAACATCAAATAGAAGATATTTATGATACACTAATCAAACAACGAGAAAGTGATTCAAGAAGTATTATTTTAACTTGATCTAAGAAACAAGCTGAACATTTATCTGCATATCTACAAGAAAAAGGGATTAAATCAGCTTATTTACATTATGGTTTAAATACTTTTCAACGTAATGAAATTTTAAGAAAACTCCGTAAAGGAACTTACGAAGTTGTTGTTGCTATCAACCTTTTACGTGAAGGAATGGATATACCTGAAGTTTCCAAAGTAATTGTTATAGATGCAGATAAAGAAGGATTTATGCGTAATGCTGAAAGTTTAATCCAAATTACAGGAAGAGCCGCAAGAAATGTGAATGGTCAAGCAATTTTTTATGCTGATAAAATAACTCCTGCTATGCAACAATGTATTGATGATAATAATGAAAAAAGACAATTACAACTAGATTATAATAAGAAACATAATATAACCCCTAAAACAATTATTAAACCTATTCCAGAACCAATTCAAGGGCACGATATATCTAATGCAATTGAAGCAATTATGGCTAAAACACAAAACAAACAAAAACCAGATAAAAAAGAAAATGAAAAAGTTATTTCTGAAATCAGAAGACAAATGGAAGAAGCAGCTAAAATGTTTGACTATGAAAGAGCTATACAATTAAGAGATATATTACTTGAACTACAATCAGATTTCACGTATAAACCTGAAACAGAGATAGAGGAAGGAGAAGAAGATGAATAA
- the uvrA gene encoding excinuclease ABC subunit UvrA — translation MNKEDKLIIQGARENNLKNVNLTIPKNKLIVFTGLSGSGKSSLAFNTIYEEGRRRYVDSLSSYARMFLGGTKKPDVDKIEGLSPSISIEQKTTHNNPRSTVGTVTEIYDYFRLLFARIGKPFCPNHNIEISSQTSKDILNSICELPENSKLIIYAPLVEGEKGTHQNLFDKLRKEGFMRVKVDGDILMLDDNIQLNKNNKHNIDLVIDRVVLNESNYNRIAEALDIATNHSGGLIKVEDVENNKIYTYSKTHSCIYKDFNMPKIETRLFSFNAPYGMCDNCKGLGVEFKADFDAIVPEPWRTINQGGIKYFENTVNTTNLEWQEFDQLLIHYGIDKNTPIDELTEEERNIIKYGSDQPIAYALKSSSNNVIRRDKEIDGIVTKIEKLYYETSSDRRRDYLNKYMGSFACSICNGSRLNQSALAVKIDSKNIYQYTLLSVEDCLDAIIELVTKLNEQDKQISNLITKELIDRLTFLKNVGLDYLTLNRNAETLSGGEAQRIRLATQIGSNLTGVLYVLDEPSIGLHQKDNLKLIDTLKKMVEIGNTLIVVEHDEDTMYSADYIVDIGPEAGIHGGQVIAQGSLDDIIANPISITGKYLSHEWKIDIPTYRRAGNKKSITIKGARENNLKNIDVTIPLGMLVGITGVSGSGKSTLINEIFVRGIQHALGLSDALNSKRAKFSSIQGLNNIDKVIAVNQSPIGRTPRSNPATYTGVFDDIRDIFGSIEESRARGYTKSRFSFNVPGGRCEKCSGDGFLKIEMHFLPDVYVPCDQCDGKRYNRETLEIKYHNRDISQVLEMSVEEALNFFDHKTKIVEKLQILSDVGLGYIQLGQMSTTLSGGEAQRVKLATYLQKKPTGKTVYVLDEPTTGLHTHDVKKLIAILNRIVNEGDTVVVIEHNLDVIKSCDYIIDLGPDGGIHGGQVVASGTPEQVAQNPKSYTGQFLNKILN, via the coding sequence ATGAATAAAGAAGATAAATTAATTATTCAAGGAGCTAGAGAAAATAACTTAAAAAATGTTAATTTAACGATTCCTAAAAATAAATTAATTGTATTCACTGGACTAAGCGGTAGTGGAAAAAGTTCTCTAGCTTTTAACACTATTTATGAAGAAGGGCGTCGTAGATATGTAGATTCATTATCTTCATATGCTCGTATGTTTTTAGGTGGTACTAAAAAGCCTGATGTTGATAAAATTGAAGGATTATCTCCTTCTATTTCTATTGAACAAAAAACAACACATAATAATCCACGTTCTACTGTTGGCACAGTAACAGAAATATATGATTACTTTAGATTACTTTTTGCTCGTATAGGGAAACCTTTTTGTCCAAATCATAATATTGAAATTTCTTCTCAAACTTCAAAAGATATTTTAAATTCTATTTGTGAATTACCTGAAAATTCTAAATTAATTATATATGCTCCTTTAGTTGAAGGTGAAAAAGGTACACATCAAAATCTCTTTGATAAACTGCGTAAAGAAGGATTTATGCGTGTTAAAGTTGATGGTGATATTTTAATGCTAGATGATAATATTCAACTAAACAAAAACAATAAACATAATATTGATTTAGTAATAGACCGTGTTGTTCTAAATGAAAGTAATTACAATAGAATTGCAGAAGCCCTTGATATAGCAACAAATCATTCTGGTGGTCTAATTAAAGTTGAAGATGTAGAGAATAATAAAATATACACATATTCAAAAACTCACTCATGTATATATAAAGACTTTAACATGCCTAAAATAGAAACTAGATTATTCTCTTTTAATGCACCATATGGAATGTGTGATAACTGTAAAGGACTTGGAGTTGAATTTAAAGCTGATTTTGATGCTATTGTTCCTGAACCTTGAAGAACAATTAATCAAGGTGGAATTAAATATTTTGAAAATACTGTTAATACTACAAATTTGGAATGACAAGAATTTGATCAATTATTAATTCATTATGGTATAGATAAAAACACTCCTATCGATGAGCTAACCGAAGAAGAAAGAAATATCATTAAATACGGTTCAGATCAACCCATTGCTTATGCTTTAAAATCATCTTCGAATAATGTTATTCGTAGAGATAAAGAAATTGATGGTATAGTAACTAAAATTGAAAAATTATACTACGAAACTTCTTCAGACCGTCGTAGAGATTATTTAAATAAATACATGGGCTCTTTTGCGTGTTCAATATGTAATGGTTCAAGATTAAATCAATCCGCTTTGGCTGTTAAAATTGATAGCAAAAATATTTATCAATACACATTGCTTTCTGTAGAAGATTGTTTAGATGCTATTATTGAATTAGTTACAAAATTAAATGAACAAGACAAGCAAATATCGAATTTAATTACTAAGGAATTAATAGATCGTTTAACATTCCTTAAAAATGTTGGTTTAGATTATTTAACTCTGAATCGTAATGCTGAAACTTTAAGCGGTGGTGAGGCTCAAAGAATTAGATTGGCTACTCAAATCGGTTCTAATTTAACAGGAGTATTGTATGTACTTGATGAACCTTCTATTGGTCTTCATCAAAAAGATAATTTAAAATTAATAGATACATTAAAGAAAATGGTTGAAATAGGAAATACTCTTATTGTTGTTGAACATGATGAAGATACAATGTATTCTGCTGATTATATTGTAGATATTGGCCCAGAAGCTGGAATACATGGTGGCCAAGTTATAGCTCAAGGTTCTCTAGATGATATTATTGCTAACCCTATATCAATAACTGGTAAATATTTATCTCATGAATGGAAAATTGATATTCCTACATATCGTAGGGCTGGAAATAAAAAATCAATAACTATAAAAGGAGCTAGAGAAAATAATTTAAAAAACATTGATGTAACTATTCCGCTTGGGATGCTTGTAGGAATTACTGGTGTTTCTGGTTCAGGTAAAAGTACATTGATAAATGAAATATTTGTTCGTGGGATACAACATGCATTAGGACTAAGTGATGCATTAAATAGTAAAAGAGCTAAATTTAGTTCTATTCAAGGATTAAATAATATTGATAAGGTAATCGCTGTTAATCAATCTCCAATCGGAAGAACACCGCGTTCTAATCCTGCTACATATACTGGTGTATTTGATGATATTAGAGATATTTTTGGTTCTATTGAAGAATCTAGAGCTAGGGGATATACTAAATCTCGCTTTAGTTTTAATGTACCTGGTGGAAGATGTGAAAAATGCAGTGGAGATGGTTTTCTTAAAATTGAAATGCATTTTTTACCTGATGTTTATGTACCTTGTGATCAATGTGATGGTAAAAGATATAATCGTGAAACATTAGAAATTAAATACCATAATAGAGACATTTCACAAGTTTTAGAAATGTCTGTTGAAGAAGCACTAAACTTCTTCGATCACAAAACTAAGATTGTAGAGAAATTACAAATTCTAAGTGATGTTGGATTGGGTTATATTCAACTTGGCCAAATGTCCACAACTTTAAGTGGTGGTGAGGCACAAAGAGTTAAATTAGCTACATATTTACAAAAGAAACCTACTGGAAAAACTGTTTATGTCCTTGATGAACCCACTACAGGTTTACATACACATGATGTCAAAAAATTAATTGCAATATTAAATAGAATAGTTAATGAAGGCGATACTGTAGTTGTTATAGAACATAATTTAGATGTTATCAAATCATGTGACTACATAATAGATCTAGGGCCAGATGGTGGAATACATGGTGGTCAAGTTGTAGCTAGCGGAACTCCTGAACAAGTTGCACAAAATCCAAAAAGTTATACTGGACAATTTTTAAACAAAATATTAAATTAA